One genomic region from Candidatus Xiphinematobacter sp. encodes:
- a CDS encoding F0F1 ATP synthase subunit alpha — translation MSRILQEIEAKIEGVKAVGAARTHVGVVQEIGDGVAQIEGLSKVVLNEMLEFPRGEIGLALNLEETSIGAIILGDYTSIREGDEARCTGKLLQVPVGLALLGRVVNALGTPIDGKGPIPTEEFYSLERNAPSIIQRRPVTQSLHTGIVSIDAMTPIGRGQRQLIIGDRSTGKTTIALDTILNQAALNQASANDPNFRPVYSVYVAIGQKNASIARVVSILEARDALRYTIVVCATASESATAQYIAPFAGMSMGEWFMESGRDALVVFDDLSKHAVAYRQISLLLKRPSGREAFPGDIFYLHSRLLERSARLNTEVGSGSLTALPIIETQAGDVSAYIPTNVISITDGQIYLETELFYQGIRPAVSVGLSVSRVGSAAQVKAMKQVAGTIRGDLAQFRELAAFAQFGSDLDAKTRLQLNRGQRIVELFKQRQHSLISLPHQVILLWVAKNGFLDTLAVDQINEHSARLIEFMNSRKDALVEKISIADQVIDDTLEEELNRAMKEFAQLFP, via the coding sequence ATGAGTAGAATTTTGCAGGAGATAGAAGCAAAGATCGAAGGCGTCAAGGCTGTAGGCGCAGCACGGACCCATGTGGGGGTAGTGCAAGAGATCGGTGATGGGGTTGCACAGATTGAGGGATTAAGTAAGGTTGTGCTCAACGAGATGCTTGAGTTTCCCCGGGGGGAGATCGGCCTAGCTCTTAATCTAGAAGAAACCAGCATTGGTGCAATCATACTGGGTGATTACACAAGTATTCGTGAAGGCGATGAAGCCCGCTGCACTGGAAAATTGCTCCAGGTACCTGTTGGGTTAGCTCTTTTGGGGCGTGTGGTAAACGCCCTAGGCACACCCATCGATGGAAAGGGGCCTATCCCAACCGAGGAGTTCTATTCTTTGGAGCGTAACGCTCCTAGCATTATCCAACGGCGGCCGGTTACTCAGTCTTTGCACACCGGCATTGTTTCTATCGACGCGATGACACCGATTGGGCGCGGCCAACGTCAGCTAATTATTGGAGACCGGTCTACTGGAAAGACTACAATTGCTTTGGACACGATTCTCAATCAGGCTGCACTTAATCAAGCTAGTGCCAACGACCCAAATTTTAGGCCCGTTTACAGCGTTTACGTCGCAATTGGGCAGAAGAACGCTAGCATTGCCCGGGTCGTCTCTATCCTAGAAGCGAGAGACGCTCTGCGCTACACTATCGTTGTCTGTGCTACCGCTTCTGAGAGTGCAACCGCTCAATACATTGCCCCGTTTGCTGGGATGAGCATGGGAGAGTGGTTTATGGAAAGCGGTAGGGATGCTCTGGTTGTGTTCGATGATCTTTCCAAGCACGCTGTCGCCTATCGCCAAATTTCTCTTCTGCTAAAAAGGCCATCGGGAAGGGAGGCTTTTCCGGGAGACATCTTTTATCTGCACAGCCGCCTTTTAGAGCGTTCCGCGCGCCTTAACACAGAAGTGGGGAGCGGCTCATTGACTGCCTTACCGATTATCGAGACACAAGCTGGTGATGTCTCAGCGTATATTCCAACAAACGTTATTTCGATTACTGATGGCCAAATTTACTTAGAGACCGAGCTCTTCTATCAAGGCATTCGCCCGGCTGTTTCTGTGGGTCTTTCCGTCTCCCGTGTGGGTTCCGCGGCTCAGGTAAAAGCGATGAAACAAGTTGCTGGAACAATCAGGGGAGATCTTGCTCAATTTCGTGAGTTGGCTGCCTTCGCACAGTTCGGGTCGGATCTAGATGCAAAAACCCGCCTACAACTAAATCGTGGCCAGCGCATTGTGGAGCTCTTTAAACAACGCCAACATTCCTTGATCAGTCTTCCCCACCAGGTAATTCTCCTCTGGGTAGCAAAAAACGGATTTTTGGATACCTTGGCAGTAGACCAAATCAACGAGCATAGTGCTAGACTCATCGAATTCATGAATTCCAGAAAGGATGCGTTGGTAGAAAAAATCTCTATAGCAGACCAAGTGATCGATGACACACTCGAAGAGGAATTAAATCGTGCCATGAAGGAATTTGCCCAGCTTTTCCCATAA
- the atpG gene encoding ATP synthase F1 subunit gamma, with protein sequence MPGTREIRQRIKSVKNTSQVTRAMQLVAASKMRKAQERVTEGRPYASLLSRMLERLTEKDTNSSYHPLLAQRDLNKELVLVLSTDKGLCGALNTNLFREAMALNREVTQFISVGKKGSQFLGRTGRRLVAEFPLPDSPSFLQTKTISKFMIEKFVSTEVSKVSILFPKFVNTLTQQPRKLVLLPLSNYYSKERVAIEWPEASSENGGGLFLFEPSPNKVLDAILPYCVHFEVYQRILDARASEHSARVVAMKSATDNAHQLIEDLTLEYNKVRQAAITTELLEISTAQLATE encoded by the coding sequence ATGCCAGGTACACGAGAAATTCGGCAGCGAATTAAGTCAGTTAAGAACACCTCACAAGTTACCAGGGCGATGCAGCTGGTAGCAGCCTCCAAAATGCGCAAGGCGCAAGAGAGAGTCACCGAAGGGCGCCCCTATGCATCGCTCCTCAGCCGTATGCTGGAACGCCTTACCGAAAAAGACACCAACTCTTCCTACCATCCACTGTTGGCTCAGCGTGACCTAAACAAGGAACTAGTCCTAGTCCTGTCTACAGATAAGGGGCTATGTGGTGCTCTAAATACTAATCTGTTTCGTGAGGCTATGGCCCTTAACAGAGAAGTGACACAATTCATTTCCGTGGGAAAGAAGGGCAGTCAATTTCTAGGCCGTACGGGACGACGTCTCGTCGCGGAGTTTCCACTGCCAGACAGTCCCTCTTTTTTACAAACTAAGACCATTTCAAAATTCATGATTGAAAAATTCGTCTCCACCGAAGTCAGTAAAGTCAGTATCCTCTTCCCGAAGTTTGTTAACACCCTTACCCAACAGCCAAGAAAGTTAGTTCTTCTTCCTCTGTCCAATTATTATAGCAAAGAGAGAGTTGCCATAGAATGGCCGGAAGCTTCCTCCGAAAACGGCGGAGGTCTTTTTCTTTTTGAACCTTCTCCTAATAAAGTGCTGGACGCCATCCTTCCCTATTGTGTCCATTTTGAGGTTTACCAGAGGATATTAGATGCCCGTGCTTCTGAGCATAGCGCACGGGTGGTGGCAATGAAAAGTGCTACTGACAATGCTCATCAACTCATTGAGGACTTGACGCTTGAATACAACAAAGTGCGCCAAGCGGCTATTACTACAGAGCTTCTTGAGATCTCTACCGCCCAGTTGGCGACAGAATAG
- the atpD gene encoding F0F1 ATP synthase subunit beta yields MSIGKIVQVIGPIVDVEFDPAQGPLPKIYDALEIIRISQGNRYRVVLEVQQYLGMHWVRTIAMSSTEGLGRGEEVFNTETPISVPVGPGVLGRILNVIGEPVDGQGPILTEKSYSIHRSAPSLLDQSTKIDILETGIKVIDLICPFTKGGKVGAFGGAGVGKTVVIMELINNIAKGHGGHSVFAGVGERTREGNDLYNEMLAAGVIVREEPSKSKVALVYGQMNEPPGARLRVALSALSIAEFFRDEQSQDVLLFIDNIFRFSQAGSEVSALLGRTPSAVGYQPTLAAEMGALQERITSTKKGSITSFQAVYVPADDLTDPAPANTFAHLDSTIVLERSIAELGIYPAVDPLASTSSVLAPEIVGGEHYSVAHRVQHTLQRYKDLQDIISILGIDELTPEDKLLVSRARKIQRFLSQPFRVAEVFTGISGQYVPIAETVRGFREILDGNLDSVPESSFYMKGNIEQVK; encoded by the coding sequence ATGAGTATAGGAAAAATTGTTCAGGTGATCGGACCGATTGTGGATGTAGAATTTGATCCTGCCCAGGGACCGCTGCCGAAGATTTACGATGCTTTGGAGATAATTCGCATATCGCAAGGTAATCGCTACCGGGTGGTCTTAGAAGTCCAGCAGTATCTTGGAATGCATTGGGTTCGGACCATTGCAATGTCCTCGACGGAGGGATTAGGGCGAGGAGAGGAGGTTTTCAACACAGAAACCCCCATTTCTGTACCGGTGGGCCCTGGAGTTTTAGGCCGTATCCTGAATGTGATTGGAGAACCAGTGGACGGACAAGGACCCATCTTGACGGAGAAGAGTTATTCCATTCATCGTTCGGCCCCTTCGCTTCTCGATCAGAGTACCAAGATCGATATTCTTGAAACAGGCATTAAAGTCATTGACCTGATATGTCCCTTTACAAAGGGGGGTAAAGTTGGTGCGTTTGGGGGCGCTGGTGTAGGGAAGACCGTTGTAATTATGGAGCTTATCAATAACATCGCTAAGGGGCATGGGGGGCACTCGGTATTTGCTGGGGTTGGCGAGCGAACCCGAGAGGGAAATGATCTTTATAATGAAATGCTGGCAGCTGGGGTCATTGTACGGGAAGAGCCGAGCAAATCGAAAGTGGCACTCGTCTACGGCCAAATGAATGAACCCCCAGGGGCACGTTTACGCGTGGCATTAAGTGCGCTTTCGATAGCGGAGTTTTTCCGGGATGAACAAAGTCAGGATGTGCTCCTGTTTATTGACAATATTTTTAGATTTTCCCAAGCAGGATCTGAAGTATCAGCCCTCTTAGGGCGTACTCCCTCGGCTGTTGGATATCAACCAACCCTTGCTGCGGAAATGGGGGCCCTGCAGGAACGTATTACTTCCACCAAAAAAGGATCTATTACTTCTTTTCAGGCAGTTTACGTACCTGCAGACGATCTAACAGATCCTGCCCCGGCTAACACCTTTGCACATTTGGACTCTACCATCGTGCTGGAACGATCAATTGCAGAGTTGGGAATTTATCCGGCCGTTGATCCCCTAGCTTCTACGTCCAGTGTACTAGCACCCGAGATCGTCGGAGGGGAGCACTATTCCGTAGCGCATCGCGTGCAGCACACTCTGCAGCGCTACAAGGACCTGCAGGACATTATCTCCATCCTGGGAATAGACGAGCTTACTCCCGAGGATAAGCTACTGGTTTCCCGTGCTAGGAAGATCCAGCGGTTTCTTAGTCAGCCATTCCGCGTAGCAGAAGTCTTTACGGGAATTTCGGGTCAGTACGTTCCTATTGCGGAAACAGTTCGTGGATTTAGAGAGATCTTGGATGGCAACTTGGATAGTGTGCCGGAAAGCAGCTTCTACATGAAGGGAAACATTGAACAAGTTAAATAG
- the atpC gene encoding ATP synthase F1 subunit epsilon encodes MDKLLLELVTPSERVFSGEVEAVVIPGAEGELGILPGHCPLLTEIIPGELCFRRDDMESRLAVGEGFAEILPNRVSVLTDLAVSEENIDEKKVEEAVHRAEAAMREGHMKEEELVFVRASLEKSVAQLRLKRRRHAKGGKNPVS; translated from the coding sequence ATGGACAAACTATTGCTCGAGCTTGTTACTCCCTCTGAACGTGTTTTCTCCGGGGAAGTGGAAGCAGTGGTTATCCCAGGAGCAGAAGGTGAACTTGGGATTTTGCCAGGACACTGTCCCCTGTTGACAGAAATTATCCCAGGGGAGTTGTGCTTCCGAAGAGATGACATGGAGAGCCGACTGGCAGTTGGGGAGGGTTTCGCAGAAATACTACCAAATCGGGTATCAGTTCTAACTGACCTTGCCGTCTCCGAGGAAAATATTGATGAGAAAAAGGTAGAGGAAGCAGTTCACCGTGCAGAAGCAGCTATGCGGGAAGGACATATGAAAGAGGAGGAACTGGTGTTTGTTCGTGCAAGCCTTGAAAAATCCGTCGCACAACTTCGACTAAAACGAAGACGCCACGCTAAGGGTGGCAAAAATCCAGTCTCTTAA
- a CDS encoding dihydroneopterin aldolase, with amino-acid sequence MLGEDVIQIRGLSVCTCIGTTREERLCPQHLLLDLQIQPQSPPAEKGTEPFVDYSALTQRVRSLCAVGQWRLMETLAAEVTDVLLLEFPIRRLTLRVRKFILPYTEFVAVQTTRGRQEGPGPRGR; translated from the coding sequence ATGTTAGGGGAGGACGTCATTCAGATTCGTGGGCTTTCTGTCTGTACCTGTATTGGGACAACCAGGGAGGAACGCCTCTGCCCACAGCATCTTTTGCTCGACCTTCAGATACAACCTCAAAGTCCCCCTGCCGAGAAAGGTACCGAGCCGTTTGTCGACTATAGCGCCCTTACACAAAGAGTTCGAAGCCTGTGCGCTGTAGGCCAATGGAGGCTGATGGAGACCCTTGCGGCAGAAGTCACCGACGTACTGCTACTGGAATTTCCAATTCGAAGGCTTACTCTCCGTGTCCGCAAGTTCATTCTTCCTTATACTGAGTTTGTTGCTGTTCAAACCACACGGGGAAGACAGGAAGGACCAGGACCACGAGGGAGGTGA
- a CDS encoding DUF721 domain-containing protein — MLIRLRQNNLKRQEGGLRDVEVVGGLQPRERRGLRVVPEQRGYLQGSKGSTSGRGRPKTLHTIGEALEVLFQKLELDKHLRDRCLREEAVFRSWQEMVGGFFANYSTPLRLRAGILYVRVHQPSIRYELDRTWKSQLLTKLQGKFGRRLIREIRF; from the coding sequence GTGCTTATACGGCTGCGACAAAATAACTTAAAGAGGCAGGAGGGTGGTCTACGAGACGTGGAAGTGGTTGGTGGATTGCAGCCGCGTGAGCGTCGTGGGCTTCGTGTGGTTCCCGAGCAGCGCGGATACTTACAGGGGTCGAAGGGGTCGACAAGTGGGAGGGGACGTCCAAAAACTCTGCATACAATAGGAGAAGCGCTTGAAGTACTGTTCCAGAAGCTGGAGTTGGATAAGCACCTGCGGGATAGGTGCCTGCGTGAGGAGGCGGTTTTCAGGTCTTGGCAAGAGATGGTGGGAGGGTTTTTTGCTAATTATTCCACGCCCCTACGTCTGAGAGCAGGTATCTTGTATGTCCGAGTTCATCAGCCTTCCATCCGCTACGAGCTAGATCGCACTTGGAAGTCTCAGCTTCTCACAAAGCTGCAAGGAAAGTTTGGTAGGAGGCTTATTCGTGAGATACGTTTCTAA
- a CDS encoding ferredoxin, translating into MADFNNRYPENVSGRFYVDDQCIDCDLCRETAPANFRRNDDEGHSFVYKQPETTEEIELCQQALEGCPVEAIGDSET; encoded by the coding sequence ATGGCTGACTTTAACAATAGGTACCCGGAAAATGTTTCCGGAAGGTTTTACGTAGACGATCAATGCATTGACTGTGATCTGTGTCGGGAGACCGCTCCCGCTAATTTTAGGCGTAATGATGATGAGGGACATTCCTTCGTCTACAAGCAGCCAGAAACAACCGAAGAGATTGAGCTTTGCCAGCAGGCATTGGAAGGTTGTCCGGTGGAGGCTATTGGAGACTCTGAGACGTAG
- a CDS encoding heme-dependent peroxidase — MIDLHKQTIRSPIVPKEGWHVLHSFCRMNYARWESLTKQERAEAREHFLSVVQRIRSESNTQLLTMSMVGSKADMGFILISPDLHMVDCFTKQLTRSLGPQIMEPILSWLSITELSEYTTTETEYMVDLRRKGNSEAHCQRLEVKLADFRSRMTKYSRDRLYPCLPDWPVVCFYPMSKRRHPSKNWYALDFVMRKRLMAGHARLGRTYTGRVRQLITGSTGLDDMEWGVTLFAHTVSDVKEIVYEMRFDSVSAEYAEFGEFFIGLQLLSDDLLCRLGM; from the coding sequence ATGATAGATCTCCATAAGCAAACAATACGTTCTCCTATCGTGCCCAAGGAAGGATGGCATGTTCTGCATTCGTTTTGTCGGATGAACTATGCTCGATGGGAGTCTCTGACGAAACAAGAGCGTGCGGAGGCCCGAGAGCATTTCTTATCCGTAGTACAGAGGATTCGCTCAGAGTCAAACACCCAGTTGCTCACGATGAGCATGGTGGGATCTAAGGCCGATATGGGTTTTATCCTCATTTCTCCTGATCTTCACATGGTGGATTGCTTTACCAAGCAACTTACAAGATCGCTCGGCCCTCAGATTATGGAACCCATACTGAGTTGGCTATCAATAACTGAACTAAGTGAGTATACAACAACCGAAACGGAATATATGGTGGACTTAAGGAGGAAGGGAAACTCAGAAGCTCATTGCCAAAGGCTAGAGGTAAAATTAGCAGACTTCCGCAGCCGGATGACAAAATATTCGCGAGATCGTCTCTACCCTTGTTTACCTGATTGGCCAGTGGTCTGTTTTTACCCAATGTCTAAACGGCGACACCCTTCAAAGAACTGGTATGCACTAGACTTTGTAATGAGGAAGAGGCTCATGGCTGGACATGCACGTCTGGGCAGGACATATACAGGGAGGGTACGGCAATTAATTACCGGCTCAACTGGTTTGGACGATATGGAGTGGGGGGTTACTCTTTTTGCGCATACTGTATCGGATGTTAAGGAGATTGTTTATGAGATGCGATTCGATTCGGTCAGTGCAGAATATGCGGAATTTGGTGAGTTTTTCATTGGGCTGCAGTTGCTTTCAGACGACTTGCTCTGCCGATTAGGAATGTAG
- the sctV gene encoding type III secretion system export apparatus subunit SctV, producing MKEFLKKVHSLVLRNQRRYSDIYIAAIIICIVLLLVVPVPAWLLDTLITLNLMLSVILLMMAIYVPGVLSFSTFPSILLITTLFRLAINITSTRMILMEASAGEIIFTFGNFVVGGNFVVGAVLFLILLIIQFIVITKGAERVAEVAARFTLDAMPGKQMSIDADMRAGVIDIREAQHRRGVLEKESQLFGAMDGAMKFVKGDAIASLIIVAINITAGICIGVFQNGLAVSQAITTYSVLTIGDGLISQIPALLISITAGMITTRVSSDERSGLGTDIFKQISAVPKAVIIGGVILGGFSMIPGFPKLQFVVISVAVTTLGIALQRGLVKARPTALAMQRQLPRASSSQVEDREDDESIFPTGILVDIDQDIQRQIAPREFSAEFAKVHRALHTELGVPFPEIHFRFKQLHSSSYQILLQEVPVSRGILQPESLYVHADLPGLHGLGIDSTPVVEPVDQRPASWVPKTFLHSLQQPDIAFMKPSELLAYHVSLMLRKHAWEFLGLQETRTLLNKMEKEYGEVTREIQRVVPIQKITEVLQRLVQEGISIRNLNTIFHALVEWGSREKDPALLVEYVRIALRRYITYHFSRGKNILAAYLIEPKIEEEIRKAIRQTSSGSFLALDPAMALDIANAAKNLMGGTTHSDNVLPVILTSMDIRRHTRKLLEADLPTVPILSHQELTEEVQIRPLGKIG from the coding sequence ATGAAAGAGTTCTTGAAAAAGGTGCACTCCCTTGTACTAAGAAATCAGCGGCGCTACAGCGACATCTACATTGCCGCCATCATTATCTGCATCGTCCTACTGCTAGTAGTGCCGGTGCCCGCGTGGTTATTGGACACGCTAATCACGCTGAACCTCATGCTCTCTGTGATACTCTTAATGATGGCCATCTATGTCCCTGGGGTCCTATCATTCTCCACGTTCCCCAGCATTCTACTCATCACGACGCTATTTCGGCTAGCAATTAATATTACTTCAACTCGAATGATCCTCATGGAGGCTTCTGCTGGAGAGATTATCTTTACCTTCGGCAACTTTGTGGTTGGAGGGAATTTTGTAGTGGGTGCGGTCTTGTTTCTGATCCTGCTTATTATCCAGTTCATCGTTATTACTAAGGGAGCGGAACGGGTGGCAGAGGTAGCAGCACGGTTTACTCTAGACGCCATGCCTGGCAAGCAGATGAGCATTGATGCTGATATGCGTGCAGGTGTTATTGATATTCGAGAAGCACAGCATAGGCGTGGGGTCCTGGAAAAGGAAAGTCAACTATTTGGGGCTATGGATGGCGCCATGAAGTTTGTCAAGGGAGATGCTATCGCCTCACTTATTATTGTTGCTATCAATATTACTGCTGGCATCTGTATCGGGGTGTTCCAAAACGGCCTGGCGGTAAGCCAGGCGATTACTACTTATTCCGTATTGACCATCGGGGATGGTCTTATTTCTCAAATTCCAGCACTACTTATTTCCATCACGGCTGGCATGATCACTACACGAGTCAGTTCAGACGAACGCAGCGGTTTGGGAACTGACATTTTTAAACAAATATCTGCGGTACCAAAAGCTGTGATCATTGGTGGAGTCATACTGGGCGGTTTCTCGATGATTCCCGGATTTCCCAAGCTGCAATTTGTCGTAATCTCGGTCGCCGTCACCACCCTAGGCATCGCTCTGCAGCGCGGCCTTGTCAAGGCTAGGCCGACAGCGCTTGCCATGCAGAGGCAACTTCCGCGCGCTTCCTCTTCCCAAGTGGAAGACCGAGAAGACGATGAATCTATATTCCCTACAGGGATATTGGTGGACATCGACCAGGACATTCAACGGCAGATTGCACCACGAGAATTTAGTGCCGAGTTTGCCAAAGTGCACAGGGCACTCCACACTGAGCTAGGAGTGCCATTTCCTGAGATTCATTTTCGTTTTAAGCAGCTCCACAGCTCCTCATACCAGATCCTTCTGCAGGAGGTACCAGTAAGCAGGGGCATTTTGCAACCGGAAAGCCTCTATGTTCATGCAGATTTACCCGGGCTGCATGGTTTAGGTATCGATTCTACCCCCGTTGTAGAGCCGGTCGATCAGCGCCCGGCTAGCTGGGTTCCAAAAACATTCCTCCATAGTCTACAACAGCCAGATATTGCATTTATGAAGCCATCAGAGCTCCTCGCCTATCACGTCTCCCTCATGTTGCGTAAACATGCGTGGGAGTTTCTCGGCTTACAAGAGACACGCACTCTCCTCAATAAGATGGAAAAAGAATATGGCGAAGTAACACGTGAGATTCAACGGGTGGTACCAATACAAAAAATCACTGAAGTACTCCAACGACTGGTACAGGAAGGAATTTCTATCCGCAATTTAAATACAATTTTCCACGCCTTAGTGGAGTGGGGTAGCAGGGAAAAAGATCCCGCATTACTGGTTGAGTACGTCCGCATCGCCCTCCGCCGTTACATTACTTACCATTTTAGCAGAGGGAAAAACATTCTTGCTGCCTACTTAATTGAACCCAAAATAGAAGAGGAAATTCGTAAGGCGATCCGACAGACCTCAAGCGGGAGTTTTCTCGCCCTGGATCCGGCTATGGCGCTCGACATCGCAAATGCAGCGAAAAACCTAATGGGCGGGACGACCCATTCAGACAACGTCTTACCTGTCATCCTAACATCTATGGACATCCGACGCCACACGAGGAAGCTGTTGGAAGCCGACCTTCCGACTGTTCCCATTCTTTCGCATCAGGAACTTACTGAAGAGGTCCAGATTCGCCCCCTGGGGAAGATTGGCTAG
- a CDS encoding TyeA family type III secretion system gatekeeper subunit: protein MEQKTAQPKRIGSQKFLEEDATLGSIYASMDFLLDALAEDLNRPVPSKEPAFLYMLNDRICLVRSLVKELECTKRLLTTIDRDFLGENSATPLRGTELDRADALLQTLLKMLSRDTPTAEGCHELANQAQVPPSPQAHIYFFTKLYQQVHDFPMRLFRAPEQREDMLHAIQDALDNAVILEG, encoded by the coding sequence GTGGAACAAAAAACGGCGCAACCAAAAAGAATAGGGTCTCAGAAATTCCTTGAAGAAGACGCTACCTTAGGATCCATTTACGCATCCATGGATTTTCTTCTTGACGCCCTGGCAGAGGATTTAAATAGACCGGTTCCCAGTAAGGAACCTGCCTTCCTCTACATGCTCAATGATCGCATATGTCTCGTCCGTTCCTTAGTCAAGGAACTTGAATGTACCAAACGTCTCTTGACTACCATCGATCGGGATTTCTTGGGAGAAAATTCTGCAACTCCTCTGAGAGGAACAGAATTAGATCGTGCAGATGCTTTGTTGCAGACACTCCTCAAAATGCTGAGTCGAGACACACCTACGGCGGAAGGGTGTCACGAACTGGCGAACCAGGCGCAGGTTCCTCCTTCCCCGCAAGCTCACATCTACTTTTTCACCAAGCTCTATCAGCAGGTCCATGATTTTCCCATGAGACTGTTCCGAGCTCCAGAACAACGAGAGGACATGCTTCACGCCATTCAGGATGCCCTCGACAACGCCGTCATTCTAGAAGGATAA
- the rpoN gene encoding RNA polymerase factor sigma-54, translating to MQQSLRILQAPLSELRQLVENEMWANPVLEEVTSSRDFPLLGEEPLSLQEEWDTYFVQSDFSSQRGERHHHLIHSLAEAGTLQSSLRDQVVLMGAKAGDIRIALLIVGCLNEAGYLEASVEEIASLAKVHLGDVEAVLRKVQNLDPAGIAARNLQECLLLQLRRQGQGTRLESRIVELCLNQLAHRKFNEIARTLQVPPAQVRRAADRIAQLHPKPGRVLEDAAEPLTRAEVTIYKEKDGKYHPALCNSGLPRLRISSLYRELLLREKSDGEVGEYVRKKIRAGLFLIHSLQKRQRTILGTAEQIVHRQQKFFEEGFTGLYPMTMEEVAKAIGVHETTVSRAISGKYMDTPYGILEMRRFFTSGYQVKSGGSISSEGVREEILRIIAGEDRCNPLRDQEIVALLRKKGLLATRRTIAKYRAQLSILPSYLRKIQALGDLPS from the coding sequence ATGCAACAGAGCCTCCGGATTCTTCAGGCACCACTTAGTGAACTGAGACAGCTGGTAGAAAACGAAATGTGGGCAAACCCCGTTCTGGAAGAGGTGACCTCCTCAAGGGATTTTCCCCTACTGGGAGAGGAGCCTCTTTCACTTCAAGAGGAATGGGATACCTATTTTGTACAATCCGACTTCTCTTCCCAAAGAGGAGAGCGTCATCATCATTTGATTCACTCTTTAGCAGAGGCCGGTACGCTACAGAGTTCCTTGAGGGATCAGGTTGTACTAATGGGGGCAAAGGCAGGAGATATCCGTATTGCGCTACTAATTGTGGGCTGTCTAAATGAGGCAGGGTATTTAGAAGCCTCCGTCGAGGAAATTGCCAGTCTGGCAAAGGTACATCTGGGAGATGTAGAAGCTGTGTTGCGAAAAGTTCAGAACCTGGATCCAGCTGGAATAGCGGCACGCAATTTGCAGGAGTGTCTTCTCTTACAACTCAGGCGTCAAGGGCAAGGAACTCGCTTAGAAAGTAGAATCGTCGAGTTGTGCCTAAACCAACTGGCACATCGCAAGTTCAACGAAATTGCCAGGACACTCCAAGTGCCTCCTGCGCAAGTGCGTCGAGCGGCTGATCGTATTGCTCAGTTACACCCTAAGCCAGGAAGGGTATTGGAAGACGCTGCTGAACCACTTACAAGAGCGGAGGTTACCATATATAAGGAGAAGGATGGCAAGTACCATCCTGCTCTTTGCAACTCGGGCCTGCCGCGCCTACGAATCAGTTCTCTTTATAGGGAACTACTCTTGCGAGAGAAAAGCGATGGGGAGGTGGGGGAATATGTCCGGAAAAAGATCCGAGCTGGTCTCTTCCTTATCCACAGCCTCCAAAAAAGGCAACGCACCATTCTGGGCACTGCTGAGCAAATTGTCCACCGTCAACAAAAATTTTTTGAAGAGGGCTTTACCGGCCTATATCCTATGACTATGGAGGAGGTAGCCAAAGCAATAGGAGTCCACGAAACTACCGTTAGTCGGGCGATTTCCGGAAAATATATGGACACTCCCTACGGGATCCTTGAGATGAGGCGCTTTTTCACTTCCGGATATCAGGTCAAGAGCGGTGGTTCCATTAGCAGCGAAGGTGTGCGGGAGGAGATCCTGAGAATAATCGCTGGAGAGGATCGATGTAACCCCCTGCGCGATCAAGAGATAGTTGCCCTCTTAAGAAAGAAGGGACTTCTAGCTACACGCCGTACTATCGCAAAATATCGTGCACAGCTCTCCATTCTGCCAAGTTACTTGCGTAAAATCCAAGCACTTGGTGACCTGCCCAGCTAG